The Psychrobium sp. MM17-31 genome includes the window ACGTCAGCTCGTTGATGTATTGCGTTCTTTGTATCGCGGTGCCAAGGTGCTAATTCTAGACGAGCCAATGGCACTGTTATCGCCTGTGCAATCTAATCATTTATTAAAGCTGCTAAATCTGTTGAAAATGCAGGGCATTTCGATATTGATTGTCGCTCACAAACTCTCCGTTTTGCATGCTATCTGCGATGTGATTTCGGTGATGGGCAATGGCAAGTTATTGTGTGATGTGAACCCTAAAGAAATCACCTTAGGGCATTTAAGTAAGTTGATGGTGGGACGTGAAATCACGCTGCCGCATCCAAATAGCAGTATTAGTGATGTTGAAACGCATTTACGCCTAAAAGTATCGAATTTGGCCATTAAACCTAAATCGAGGTTTGGCAGTGCGCGCCAAGGGTTTAGTTTGTCTAATATCGACATGGAAATTCACAGTCATGAAATTGTCGCGCTAACAGGATTGCCCAAAGCGGGACACGAAGAATTACTTGAGGTGTTAGCGGGAAGTGCTGGCTTTACCCACGGCAGAATTAGCATTAACGGTAAGCGGGTGAAATCGGAAAATCACTACAATTTAATGCAAGCTCGCGAGCTTAGCATTGCTTATGTACCAGACCCTCTAGCAGGCATTGGTGTGGTAAAGGACTTTCCGATGTATGAGAGTGCAATGCTCGGTTATCATCGTCAATCGTACGATTGCGCTGCACATCAACACGAAAGTGACAATCGCGCCCAATGTCTCGATTTAATGAAGCAGTGGGATATTCGGCCTGCAAATCCGCGTTTGCGAACTGGGGCATTTTCCCTTGGCAATCAGCAAAAATTGGTATTGGCGCGTGAAGTATCTAAACATCCTGAACTCTTGTTGTTGGCGCACCCTAGTAATGGTTTAGATGTTGGTGCCATTGAAAGCGTTTATCAGCGGTTATTTAAACTTAGAGATAAAGGCGCGAGCATTATTTTCTGCTCTAACGATCTCGAGGAGATTATGAGTCTTTCCGATCGCGTTGTGTTGTTTGAACGAGGCCAAATCATTGGTCAATACTACACCCAGCAGCTCAATAAAAATGAACTTAGCTTAATGTTGGCCAACGAGGTGATGAGTGAATAACAAATCGGTTTCTTGGATAAATAGCACTGCTTTAACCCTTGCTAATATTGGCTTGGCATTGTTGGCGACAGTTATCGTGTTGTCACTAACCGGTATTAACATTGGCGATGCTATTGCGCAGATTTATTACGGCGCCTTTGGCAGTCAAGAGGGGCGAGGATATACACTTTATTACGCGACCAATTTTATCTTTTCTGGCCTCGGCGTCGCCTTAGCTTGGCATGCAGGGTTGTTCAACATTGGCGGTGAAGGGCAGGCGACACTTGGCGGATTAGGAGTCGCTATCATTTGTTTGCAATTAGATGGCTCGTCATTGTGGATGGTGATACCTGCGTCTATGCTCTTTTGCGCATTATTCGGGGCGTTATGGGCTTTTATTCCTGCGTGGCTTAACGCCTATCGCGGTTCGAATATCGTAATAACAACCATCATGTTTAACCTTATTGCGTCTTCATTACTCGTTTATCTATTGGCTAATGTGCTAAAAGCGCCTGGCCAAATGGCGGCGATAAGCGAAAGTATTTCAGCGAGTAGTGCGCTACCGAGCATGCAAAGTGTGATGGCTTTGTTTGGCGTTGAGATTGTGAATACGCCGCTGAATATCTCTTTTATTTGGGCGCTACTTTGCTGTATCGCTTTGTATTATTACCTTTGGCATACCAAGCTTGGCTACGAAACCCGAGTTGTCGGCAAGAGTGAACAGAGCGCTCACTTTGCTGGCATAAAGCCAGCATTTATTATCATTATTACTATGATGATTTCAGGTGCGTTAATTGGTTTTATAGGCCTTAATGAAGTGCAAGGTAACAACTTGGTACTAAACGTTGATTTTGTCGCCGGATTTGGCTTTGCGGGTATTGCTGTTGCGTTGATGGGGCGCAATAGTCCATTGGGCATTATTATCGCCAGCGTGTTGTTTGGGGCGTTGTATCAAGGGGGCTCAGAATTAGCGTTCAACGAAGAGCTGATCGGCAATAATATTATCTTCTTGATCCAAGGCTTAGTGGTGCTATTTTGTGGCGCGCTGCAGTGGATGTTAAAACCAACTATCGATTATTGGCTCAGACCTGCCGATGTTTCTAATCACGAAAAACTACCGGTGCAATAACAGTGGATAATACGTTTTCTTGGATTTTACTCATTGATGCGTCCCTTAGATTAGCGACGCCGTTGATGTTTGCTGCGCTGGCTGGCTTTATTAGTGAGCGAGCTGGCGTGATGGACATTGGCCTAGAAGGAAAGATGCTGCTCGGCGCATTTGCTGCGGCGACTGTTGCTGCTGTCACTGGTTCAGCCTGGCAAGGTGTGTTGGCGGCTATGGTGATCACTGGTTGTTTTTCATTACTACATGCGTTCGCTTGTATTACCCATAAAGGTGATCAGGTGGTATCAGGTCTCGCGATTAATCTGTTAGCGCTCGCAATAACGGCATTATTGGCACAGCGCATTTTCGTGCAAGGTGGCATGACGCCGATATTGGCTGATGATGAGCGGCTACCAAATCTGATATTCCCAAACTTAATCGAACATAACGATAGTGTGCTATCTCAGATTTATTGGCACCTGTTTAGTGGCCATAATGTTTTGGTGTATTTGGCGTTCATAGCGGTGCTGTTGCTGGTTTATTTAATGAAGTATTCAACATGGGGCGTAATTGTAATGGCAGCGGGGGACAATCCTGTTGCGCTTAAACGCGCTGGATTCTCTGTATCCAAAGTGCGTTATATGGCTGTTGTTGTTGGCGGCACGGTTTGTGGTTTAGCTGGTGCGTATTTGTCTATCGGTCACGGTGCAGGGTTTGTGGAAAATATGACGGTGGGTAAGGGCTTTATCGCGTTAGCCGCGCTTATCTTCGGGCGCTGGCATCCTGTTGGCGTGATGCTATCGTGTTTGTTCTTTGGTTTTTTAGAAGCCTTGGCTATTCGATTACAGGAAAGTGGATTCACTGATGTCGACAGTGTGGTACCGATTCAGCTCTTAGAAGTAACTCCTTATGTATTGACCTTATGTGTTCTAGCAGGGGTAATTGGAAAATCAGCTGCGCCAGCGGCTTTGGGTAAGCCTATGCGATGATCTATCGTTATAAAGTATAAGTTAATTCAAAAAATTGATTGGAGTCAATCAAAAAAGTTGCGCATTGTTTTTGTTGATGTTACAAAGAGCATCAAAGCAATAAGGTTATGTCGCAGGAAAGCAATAATGAGCACTCAATCAATAGAAAATACCCATATAAGTTCCGAAAAAGTTTTAATTACGCCAACGCAGTTAAAGCAACAAATTCCATTAAGCGAGGCCGGCGCAAATTACATTGCTGGTGCGCGTCAAACGATTTCAAATATCATTCATGGCAAAGATCATCGCTTACTGGTGGTGACTGGACCTTGCTCAATTCACGATATTAAAAGTGCTAAAGAATACGCCTTAAAGCTGAAAGAGCTTCATGAGCAGTTAAAAGATGATATGTACTTAGTAATGCGTATTTACTTTGAAAAACCACGCACCACTGTCGGCTGGAAAGGTCTACTTAATGATCCACACATGAATGATTCATTCGAAGTAGAAGAAGGCCTTAAATTGGGGCGCGAGTTATTGGTTTGGTTGGCTGAATTAGAGCTGCCAGTGGCAACTGAAGCGCTTGATCCTATTAGTCCTCAATACCTGTCAGAGTTATTTAGCTGGTCAGCAATTGGTGCGCGTACTACTGAGTCACAAACTCACCGTGAAATGGCCAGTGGTTTATCGATGCCTGTCGGCTTTAAGAATGGTACTGACGGCAAAATTAATGTTGCGATTAATGCTATGGAATCGGCAATGCATTCACATCGTTTCATGGGAATTAACACGCAAGGGCAGGTTGCACTTATGCAAACTCAGGGTAATCCTGATGGTCATATCATTTTACGCGGTGGTAAAACGCCAAACTATGAAGCGCAAGACGTGCAAGATATTGAGCAACAAATCACTGGCGCTGGTTTAACGCCAAAGCTGGTTGTGGATTGCAGTCACGGTAACTCTAATAAAGATCACACGCGACAACCTTTAGTTGCCAATGATATATTTGAGCAAATTTGTGCTGGTAACCGCTCGATCATGGGTATTATGCTAGAAAGTCATTTGTTTGAAGGTAATCAATCGAGTTCGCTGCCGAAAGATCAATTGCGCTATGGCGTGTCAGTAACCGATGCTTGTATCAATTGGTTAGATACCGAAAAACTGTTGATTGAAGGCGCAGGAAAAATTGGTTCAGCACTAAAACAACGCGTATCAGGAGAGGTTGATGTCCGAAAAGTCGTGTGATGCTCTAGACGAGTTGCGACATGCCATCGATGAAGTCGATGGCCAGTTAATTGAATTACTTGCAAAACGCTTGTCGTTGGTTGCAGAAGTTGGTGAAGTAAAAAGTGAAGCTGGGGTACCAATTTATGCCCCAGAGCGTGAAGCCGCTATGCTGGCAAAGCGCCGCAGTGAAGCCGATGAGGCAGGTGTTGGCGGTGATCTAATTGAAGATGTTCTGCGCCGCTTAATGCGTGAATCATATCATCGTGAGAAAGACACTGGCTTTAAATGTATTAAGCCAGACTTAGGTGATGTGGTTATTGTCGGTGGTCGAGGCAAGCTGGGTGGTGTCTTCAAGCGCATGCTCGAATTGTCAGGCTATAACGTCAAGGTGTTAGATAAAGACGATTGGTCTAGTGCGCCAGAGCTGTTTGCCAATGCGGGCTTAGTGATTGTTTCTGTGCCCATCAATTTAACTACCGAGATTATTGATCAATTATCTGGACTGCCATCAGACTGCGTGCTGGTGGATCTAACCTCGACGAAAGGCAAGCCGTTAGAGCATATGCTTAATGTTCATGCGGGGCCAGTGCTAGGCCTGCATCCAATGTTTGGTCCTGATGTTGCGAGCTTAGCCAAACAGGTTATTATTTATTGTGATGGCCGCTCACCGGAAAAATATGCTTGGTTGTTAGAGCAAATTGGCATTTGGGGCGCTAAGTTAACCTTGGCTGATCCACAAGAACACGACAATGCGATGACGTTAGTACAGGGCATGCGCCATTTTACTACCTTCGTTTACGGACAACATCTTGCGGCAGAAAATCCAAATATGGAGCAGCTGCTTGATTATAGCTCGCCAATCTATCGCTTAGAGTTAGCTATGGTAGGACGTTTGTTTGCGCAAGATTCTCAGCTGTACGCCGACATTATTTTCTCATCTAATGAGAATACTAAGATGTTTTCTCGTTACTTATCGCGTTTTGAACATGCTAATACGATGTTAGTAAATGGTGATAGAGAAGGGTTCATCCAAGCATTTAAAGAAGTATCGCAATGGTTTGGCGATTACTCTCAACAATTCTTAGATGAATCGAAACAGCTGCTAATGCAAGCGCATGATAGCCGTGCTGTGTAGCGTTAAGATGAGTAAAGCACAATCGAAAAGGCCCCTCGATATTTCAAGGGGCCTTTTCATTTTTATAAGGGGTTACACTGGTGTATTACTATCGAGTAATACGTCAGGAATTGGTGTAGCTTGAATAGTCTCAGAAGGGTAACACCCTAAGATCTTAATATCCTTGGCGATACTATTTAGTTCATTGAGGGCTTGTTGCATACTTGCGTGGTGCAGATTGCAATCGACATCGATATAGAACATCTCTTCCCACGGGTTACCTTGGATAGGGCGCGACTCTAATTTAGTCATGCTAATACCGTTGTTTTTAAGTACGAGTAATGCATCAACTAAGGCACCAGTTGTTTGATGGGTCGACATAATAAAGGTCGTTTTAGCCGGAATTTGTACGGCAACTTCCACCGCCTTACGCGCTACAACAATAAAGCGGCTGTGGTTCTCTTGTTGATTAGCGATATTACGCTCAATAGCGTTCAAGCCATAGAGCTTGCCACCTTCTTGTGAGGCAATCGCCGCCACGTTAGGCGTATTTAATGTCGCAACTTGCTCCATCGCTGCCGCGGTACTTTCAACAAATTCAAATTTAATACCTTTATGTTTACTCAAAAACTGAGAACATTGTTGGTATGGCTGAACGTGACAGTAAACGGTATCTATATGCTCAATACTGCTGTTGTCGGCCGTGACTAAGCAGTGTTCAACTGGTTGGGTTAATTCGCCAACAATTGATAGTGAAGTGTGTTGCAGCACATCATAAACTTCATTAATGCTGCCAGAACTGGTGTTCTCAATTGGTAGTAAACCAAATTCAGCTTGGCCAGATTCTACCTTTGTAACTATGTCACTAAATGAGTCACAACCTAGCTCGATAATATCTTCGACGCGGCGAGAAAAGTAGCGGTGACAAGCTAGGTAACTATAAGAGCCCTTTGAGCCCAGAAATGCGACACGGGCAATAGGTGATTCGTGTTGATGATTAGCGCGCTCTTGCAACCAGGCTTGTTGGTTGAGCACCGAGTCTTCGATGATAACGTGGAATAATTTTGAGACGTAGTGCGCATCTAAACCCAGCTTGTGACCGCGCTGGATGAGATCAATCAGTAGTTGCTCCTCACGCTCAGTATCGCGAACGGCTTTAACGGTATCGATCTTAGATTGTGCGACGCTCAGACTCAGCTGACGGCGTTCGCCTAGAAGCGTTAAAAGCTGTTGGTCCAGGGCGGTTATTTTTTCGCGTACTTCTGAAAGCACGACCTTGTCACTCATGTTTATTCCTCTGAGTAATACGTCATAAATTACCTTGAATTTAGGGGGTGTAAACCTTGCTGTCAACACATATTTACAATTGTTTAGTCGTAAGAGTTCTAAGGTAAAATCTGGGGGATATTTTATGTCGATTGTTTTTCATACAGATTATTAAACGCGAATTTTTTTTATCATTTTTTTTGTCGCTTTGTTTTCAAGAAGATAGCTCTTTTGGATGTTTAATTC containing:
- the pheA gene encoding prephenate dehydratase — translated: MSDKVVLSEVREKITALDQQLLTLLGERRQLSLSVAQSKIDTVKAVRDTEREEQLLIDLIQRGHKLGLDAHYVSKLFHVIIEDSVLNQQAWLQERANHQHESPIARVAFLGSKGSYSYLACHRYFSRRVEDIIELGCDSFSDIVTKVESGQAEFGLLPIENTSSGSINEVYDVLQHTSLSIVGELTQPVEHCLVTADNSSIEHIDTVYCHVQPYQQCSQFLSKHKGIKFEFVESTAAAMEQVATLNTPNVAAIASQEGGKLYGLNAIERNIANQQENHSRFIVVARKAVEVAVQIPAKTTFIMSTHQTTGALVDALLVLKNNGISMTKLESRPIQGNPWEEMFYIDVDCNLHHASMQQALNELNSIAKDIKILGCYPSETIQATPIPDVLLDSNTPV
- the tyrA gene encoding bifunctional chorismate mutase/prephenate dehydrogenase, with protein sequence MSEKSCDALDELRHAIDEVDGQLIELLAKRLSLVAEVGEVKSEAGVPIYAPEREAAMLAKRRSEADEAGVGGDLIEDVLRRLMRESYHREKDTGFKCIKPDLGDVVIVGGRGKLGGVFKRMLELSGYNVKVLDKDDWSSAPELFANAGLVIVSVPINLTTEIIDQLSGLPSDCVLVDLTSTKGKPLEHMLNVHAGPVLGLHPMFGPDVASLAKQVIIYCDGRSPEKYAWLLEQIGIWGAKLTLADPQEHDNAMTLVQGMRHFTTFVYGQHLAAENPNMEQLLDYSSPIYRLELAMVGRLFAQDSQLYADIIFSSNENTKMFSRYLSRFEHANTMLVNGDREGFIQAFKEVSQWFGDYSQQFLDESKQLLMQAHDSRAV
- a CDS encoding ABC transporter permease, translating into MNNKSVSWINSTALTLANIGLALLATVIVLSLTGINIGDAIAQIYYGAFGSQEGRGYTLYYATNFIFSGLGVALAWHAGLFNIGGEGQATLGGLGVAIICLQLDGSSLWMVIPASMLFCALFGALWAFIPAWLNAYRGSNIVITTIMFNLIASSLLVYLLANVLKAPGQMAAISESISASSALPSMQSVMALFGVEIVNTPLNISFIWALLCCIALYYYLWHTKLGYETRVVGKSEQSAHFAGIKPAFIIIITMMISGALIGFIGLNEVQGNNLVLNVDFVAGFGFAGIAVALMGRNSPLGIIIASVLFGALYQGGSELAFNEELIGNNIIFLIQGLVVLFCGALQWMLKPTIDYWLRPADVSNHEKLPVQ
- a CDS encoding ATP-binding cassette domain-containing protein translates to MLSPALELMHITKYYHDMKALDDVCLRIAPGSIHGVIGENGAGKSTLLKIAYGLLKPERGEVFVDGVKVVIDNPQHAIDSGIGMLHQTTSWLEQRSIIENILLGEQQGFFMSAQKAKARRELEQLCREFGFSFDLDMQISKLDYSQRQLVDVLRSLYRGAKVLILDEPMALLSPVQSNHLLKLLNLLKMQGISILIVAHKLSVLHAICDVISVMGNGKLLCDVNPKEITLGHLSKLMVGREITLPHPNSSISDVETHLRLKVSNLAIKPKSRFGSARQGFSLSNIDMEIHSHEIVALTGLPKAGHEELLEVLAGSAGFTHGRISINGKRVKSENHYNLMQARELSIAYVPDPLAGIGVVKDFPMYESAMLGYHRQSYDCAAHQHESDNRAQCLDLMKQWDIRPANPRLRTGAFSLGNQQKLVLAREVSKHPELLLLAHPSNGLDVGAIESVYQRLFKLRDKGASIIFCSNDLEEIMSLSDRVVLFERGQIIGQYYTQQLNKNELSLMLANEVMSE
- a CDS encoding ABC transporter permease, giving the protein MDNTFSWILLIDASLRLATPLMFAALAGFISERAGVMDIGLEGKMLLGAFAAATVAAVTGSAWQGVLAAMVITGCFSLLHAFACITHKGDQVVSGLAINLLALAITALLAQRIFVQGGMTPILADDERLPNLIFPNLIEHNDSVLSQIYWHLFSGHNVLVYLAFIAVLLLVYLMKYSTWGVIVMAAGDNPVALKRAGFSVSKVRYMAVVVGGTVCGLAGAYLSIGHGAGFVENMTVGKGFIALAALIFGRWHPVGVMLSCLFFGFLEALAIRLQESGFTDVDSVVPIQLLEVTPYVLTLCVLAGVIGKSAAPAALGKPMR
- a CDS encoding 3-deoxy-7-phosphoheptulonate synthase encodes the protein MSTQSIENTHISSEKVLITPTQLKQQIPLSEAGANYIAGARQTISNIIHGKDHRLLVVTGPCSIHDIKSAKEYALKLKELHEQLKDDMYLVMRIYFEKPRTTVGWKGLLNDPHMNDSFEVEEGLKLGRELLVWLAELELPVATEALDPISPQYLSELFSWSAIGARTTESQTHREMASGLSMPVGFKNGTDGKINVAINAMESAMHSHRFMGINTQGQVALMQTQGNPDGHIILRGGKTPNYEAQDVQDIEQQITGAGLTPKLVVDCSHGNSNKDHTRQPLVANDIFEQICAGNRSIMGIMLESHLFEGNQSSSLPKDQLRYGVSVTDACINWLDTEKLLIEGAGKIGSALKQRVSGEVDVRKVV